In a single window of the Tautonia marina genome:
- a CDS encoding dipeptidase → MRVLPRIRSASAMVAALLLVTAAESADDPDPAVSPGAARVHAEAILIDGHNDLPWRLRGDGDVGFDRLDIGRRLDSGHTDIPRLREGGVDAQFWSVYIPSEQPNPSQTVLQQIDIVYRMIERYPDAFELARTADDVERIVASGRIASLLGIEGGVAIEEDLSLLRNFARLGVRYMTLTHNSSLSWADAATDEPISGGLSEFGERVVREMNRLGMLVDISHVSEATMDDCLRVSAAPIIASHSSAYAIAPHPRNVPDTILRRIPENGGVIMVNFYPGFLVPNASERLAEARSRFRNAFPDDDDAYRNAFREWLDEHEDELRGDVGLVADHIDHIVKVAGIDHVGIGGDYDGINRVPIGLEDVSTYPKLTEELLRRGYSAEDVGKILGGNALRALRDAEIVADRLRKETSPDVQQPEHRRQTDRSRRSATICSLWLVESGPSPGLAATLSPRGGRGLGAVRSGGQ, encoded by the coding sequence ATGCGCGTACTGCCTCGGATTCGATCGGCCTCGGCAATGGTCGCGGCCTTGCTTCTCGTGACCGCGGCCGAATCGGCCGACGACCCCGACCCGGCCGTTTCTCCAGGGGCCGCAAGAGTCCATGCCGAGGCGATCCTGATCGATGGCCATAACGACCTGCCCTGGCGGCTTCGAGGCGACGGCGACGTGGGCTTCGATCGGCTCGACATCGGCCGACGGCTCGACTCGGGTCATACCGACATCCCTCGCCTGCGTGAAGGGGGAGTCGATGCACAGTTCTGGTCGGTCTACATTCCGAGCGAGCAGCCAAACCCATCGCAAACGGTCTTGCAACAGATCGACATCGTCTACCGAATGATCGAACGCTACCCCGACGCGTTTGAACTCGCCCGGACGGCGGACGATGTGGAGCGGATTGTGGCCTCGGGGCGGATAGCTTCGTTGCTCGGGATCGAAGGGGGAGTTGCGATCGAGGAAGACCTTTCCCTCTTGCGAAACTTCGCCCGGCTCGGGGTTCGTTACATGACCCTGACGCACAATTCCAGCCTCTCCTGGGCCGACGCGGCCACCGATGAGCCGATTAGCGGCGGCCTCTCCGAGTTTGGCGAGCGGGTCGTCCGTGAGATGAACCGTCTGGGGATGCTGGTCGATATCTCGCATGTCTCCGAGGCAACGATGGACGATTGCCTCCGCGTCTCGGCCGCGCCGATCATCGCCAGTCACTCCAGCGCTTACGCCATCGCCCCCCACCCGAGGAATGTCCCCGACACGATCCTGCGACGGATCCCTGAGAATGGCGGTGTGATCATGGTCAACTTCTACCCCGGCTTCCTCGTGCCGAACGCCTCGGAGCGTCTGGCTGAGGCACGATCGCGGTTCCGTAACGCATTCCCGGACGATGACGACGCCTATCGGAACGCGTTCCGCGAGTGGCTCGACGAGCACGAGGACGAACTGCGCGGTGATGTGGGACTCGTGGCCGACCACATTGACCATATTGTCAAGGTCGCCGGGATCGACCATGTGGGCATCGGCGGCGACTACGACGGCATCAACCGCGTCCCGATCGGCCTGGAAGACGTTTCCACCTACCCGAAGCTGACCGAGGAACTCCTGCGCAGGGGATATTCGGCCGAAGACGTTGGCAAAATTCTCGGTGGCAATGCCCTCCGAGCCCTTCGTGACGCCGAGATCGTGGCCGATCGGCTGCGGAAGGAAACCTCGCCCGACGTCCAGCAGCCGGAACACCGACGGCAGACGGATCGATCAAGGCGATCCGCGACCATCTGTTCGTTGTGGCTCGTTGAATCTGGCCCCTCACCCGGCCTGGCGGCCACCCTCTCCCCCAGGGGGGGGAGAGGGTTGGGAGCAGTACGATCGGGCGGTCAATGA
- a CDS encoding c-type cytochrome has translation MGVFSLWVVLGSPFAHADSDADKPSAVDRGRQALTSRSFLKPEWSLEIYEKVAELWGEDAPDPEADPEGYALAFARRYGLHPAPFPNDNLPMGLKRSTDPSTGRQGLQVDCLVCHGGSIGGQSFVGLGNSQLDMIGLYQDFFQADGRPIFFTGFTVNTVRGAVNAGQMAAVLISLRKPDLSRRLFPVLHGSKFPETDVPAWWNIKYKDTTYYDGRTDARSVRSNMQFMLGEKTREQFEELEPTFADILAYLNSIEAPEYPFPIDSELASRGRSIFQNQCAKCHGSYGDEPSYPNLIIELDRIGTDPARALAPSDLLVSHYNSTWFGEESPVDEVMTGYQAPPLEGVWATAPYLHNGSVPTLDHLLDSSSRPDRFRRPPSTDFKHYDTDRVGWRVEVLDPVSPEAANRDQDRSIFDASRYGLGNQGHTFGDGLSPSERRAVIEYLKTL, from the coding sequence GTGGGCGTTTTTTCGCTGTGGGTCGTCCTCGGCTCTCCGTTTGCCCATGCAGACTCCGACGCGGACAAACCTTCTGCGGTCGATCGAGGCCGACAGGCGTTGACCTCCCGGAGTTTTTTAAAGCCCGAATGGAGTCTCGAGATTTACGAGAAGGTCGCTGAGCTTTGGGGAGAGGACGCCCCCGATCCCGAAGCCGACCCCGAAGGCTATGCTCTGGCGTTTGCTCGGCGCTACGGACTTCACCCGGCCCCCTTCCCCAATGACAACCTGCCGATGGGCTTGAAGCGTTCGACCGACCCGAGCACCGGCCGCCAGGGGTTGCAGGTCGATTGCCTGGTCTGCCACGGCGGATCAATCGGCGGCCAGAGCTTTGTGGGCCTGGGAAATTCTCAGCTTGACATGATTGGTCTGTACCAGGACTTCTTTCAAGCTGACGGGCGGCCGATCTTCTTCACCGGCTTCACCGTCAATACGGTGCGAGGGGCGGTCAACGCCGGGCAGATGGCCGCCGTCCTGATCAGTCTGCGCAAGCCCGACCTCTCGCGGCGGCTGTTTCCGGTTCTCCACGGCTCGAAGTTCCCCGAAACCGACGTGCCCGCCTGGTGGAACATCAAGTACAAGGACACGACCTACTACGACGGCCGCACCGATGCCCGATCGGTCCGGTCGAACATGCAGTTCATGCTCGGCGAGAAGACTCGCGAGCAGTTCGAGGAACTCGAGCCGACTTTCGCCGACATCCTGGCCTATCTCAATAGCATCGAGGCCCCAGAATATCCCTTCCCGATTGATTCCGAACTGGCCTCGAGAGGCCGCTCAATCTTTCAGAACCAATGCGCCAAGTGCCACGGCTCGTACGGCGATGAGCCTTCCTACCCGAACCTGATCATCGAACTCGATCGCATCGGCACCGATCCGGCCCGCGCCCTCGCCCCCTCCGACCTCCTGGTTTCGCACTACAACTCGACATGGTTCGGCGAGGAATCTCCCGTCGATGAGGTCATGACGGGCTACCAGGCCCCTCCGCTCGAAGGCGTCTGGGCGACTGCCCCTTATTTGCACAACGGGTCGGTTCCGACCCTGGACCACCTGCTCGACTCCTCCTCCCGTCCCGATCGCTTCCGACGTCCGCCCTCGACCGATTTCAAGCACTACGACACCGATCGCGTGGGCTGGCGCGTCGAAGTTCTCGATCCCGTCTCTCCCGAAGCGGCCAACCGCGACCAGGACCGCTCCATTTTCGACGCATCCCGCTACGGCCTTGGCAATCAGGGGCACACCTTCGGCGATGGGCTCAGCCCCAGCGAACGTCGGGCCGTCATCGAGTATCTCAAGACCCTTTGA
- a CDS encoding efflux RND transporter periplasmic adaptor subunit, translating into MKTRTSKRGLSWLAATLVMAGAAASAAVLLPSASWSSDARAIPEGITRVPVVRKDLSVTVVANGELNSSENTLIECELERFSERNAGGSRISTSGRSVLTEVVPEGSVVKKGDVLCRIDGSEYEELIRQKEIEVQKSAAELQQVELDLQTAQISLTEYVDGLRVQEIQDYEGQVKLAEAQFKRQQDRLAWSEKMLPLGYISQSRHEQEKQLFLSDQIALDRVRMAYANYLKYTVPKMTQTLETQIDRRLSTAVYYRRRHERQLERLAQYKEQLANCTIRAPHDGYVIYATDRDRSEPLAPGVEVHRNMDLFLLPNLDAMQVEVMLNETIVERVRKDMPASVRVTAFPDVQLPGRVIKVERLPVTTRLSRIKDDVKDYKAIIEVASMPGIMPKMEAEVEIETDRRDDALVVPAEALAFDKGNSFCYVASPNGLERRSVEVRPGTIDMLQITGGLDEGEEVVLNPTQLDLEDLIIESRNPEPLVTTDPKDISESHAALGSGPLY; encoded by the coding sequence ATGAAAACCCGAACGTCGAAGCGAGGACTCTCCTGGCTCGCCGCAACGCTGGTGATGGCCGGCGCAGCCGCGAGTGCGGCGGTCCTGCTCCCCTCGGCCTCCTGGTCGAGCGACGCTCGGGCGATCCCTGAAGGGATCACCCGGGTCCCCGTGGTACGCAAGGACCTCTCGGTGACCGTGGTCGCCAACGGCGAGTTGAATAGCTCGGAAAATACCCTGATTGAATGCGAGTTGGAGCGATTCAGTGAGCGAAACGCTGGGGGAAGCCGTATCTCCACCAGTGGACGATCCGTTCTCACCGAAGTTGTTCCCGAAGGCTCGGTGGTAAAGAAGGGGGATGTGCTCTGCCGGATTGATGGATCTGAGTACGAGGAGTTGATCCGCCAGAAGGAGATCGAGGTCCAAAAGTCGGCCGCAGAGCTGCAACAAGTTGAATTGGACCTGCAAACCGCTCAGATCTCGCTGACAGAGTATGTCGACGGCCTTCGGGTTCAGGAGATTCAAGACTACGAGGGTCAGGTCAAGCTTGCGGAAGCACAATTCAAACGGCAGCAAGACCGGCTCGCCTGGTCAGAGAAAATGTTGCCTCTTGGGTACATCTCTCAATCCCGTCACGAGCAAGAGAAGCAACTCTTTCTGAGCGACCAGATCGCCCTGGACCGGGTTCGGATGGCCTATGCGAACTATCTGAAATACACCGTTCCCAAAATGACGCAGACGCTGGAAACCCAGATCGATCGACGGCTTTCGACCGCTGTTTACTATCGTCGGCGACACGAGCGACAACTGGAACGGCTTGCTCAATACAAAGAACAACTTGCCAATTGCACCATTCGAGCTCCCCACGACGGATATGTCATCTACGCGACGGATCGCGATCGATCTGAGCCACTGGCACCCGGTGTGGAAGTTCACCGGAACATGGACCTCTTCCTCCTGCCGAATCTCGATGCGATGCAAGTCGAGGTCATGCTGAATGAAACGATCGTCGAGCGTGTTCGGAAGGACATGCCGGCTTCGGTTCGGGTCACTGCATTCCCGGATGTGCAATTGCCGGGGCGGGTGATCAAGGTGGAGCGACTGCCGGTTACCACTCGGCTCAGCCGTATCAAGGACGACGTGAAGGATTACAAGGCGATCATCGAGGTCGCCTCCATGCCCGGCATCATGCCCAAGATGGAAGCCGAGGTGGAGATCGAAACCGATCGCCGTGATGATGCTCTTGTCGTTCCGGCCGAGGCACTTGCCTTCGACAAGGGAAATTCCTTCTGCTACGTGGCCAGCCCCAATGGGTTGGAGCGACGATCCGTCGAGGTGCGTCCCGGAACGATCGACATGCTTCAAATTACTGGCGGACTGGACGAAGGGGAAGAGGTGGTGCTCAATCCGACCCAGCTTGATCTGGAGGATTTGATCATCGAGTCACGCAATCCGGAACCGCTCGTGACGACCGATCCAAAGGATATCAGCGAATCGCACGCAGCTCTGGGATCCGGACCTCTGTACTGA